The following DNA comes from Gopherus flavomarginatus isolate rGopFla2 chromosome 5, rGopFla2.mat.asm, whole genome shotgun sequence.
TgtttgtcagggttccctcctcctccctcttgaATACTCTCTACAGCTAAAGGAAAATGGAATAAGGCATATAGTTGAAATGAAAGCCTGAtgcaatactttacatttcaaattccTTAAGGGTCTTGAAAAAGGAACAGTTAAATCTGGATCTGGTACAAGTTCAAACAAAAAGGTTGCCATTAAataaaattctgtgaattcataCTGATGAGAAAATTGGATACCCCTTTGAGTGATGCCCCTGAAATGTAAAGGGATTATGTTACAagggaagctctttggggtacagactgtctttttgttctgtccttTTTCAGTGCCTGATACAATGGGGTCTTGCCCCATGATTAAGAGTCCTGAGCTCTAatgtaacacaaataaataataataacgtTCAATAAAAAGAGCCAACTACCTGCAGTAGTGCAGTTGTGATCTGATATTCCTAGGTGCCATGACCAGTCAAATAAAAGGCAGAATTGAAGTAACATCACCTGAGTCCAGAAAAGGTTCACGAGGAAGAAGAAATCTTCCCAGGAAGGAAGAAGGTTTGGTTTGGGCAGATGGCTACAAGAAGAAATATAAAATTGAGGGATCTCTTCTAGTCCTCACTGGGCAGAACCCAACTGATAGTGGTGAAAACTGGAAGATAGAAATGTGGGGGGACACAGAGCCCCTTTCATATGTTTCGCAGGCCCGTTGGCCTTCAATAACTCTGTTTAGTACAGAATCTGAGAGCCACTTGTCACTGCCCCATAGATGCTACCTTTGTCCCTCACACAGAGCTAACAACATATATGTTTCCCAGGTCTCACTTTGTGTGATCGGAAGAGAAGGGATTTCTGAGATGATGGAGCCCCTGTCCAGCTCAAGGTCACAGAGGTTCCACCACCCAGGACCAcaactgagctgtgacctcagagagaagctgcagtaTTCCCGGCAACTAGGTAATATGTTGTGTGTGGAGATGCATGTGATGTTGGGGAGCATGGATAGTACAGCAGGGAGGGGAGTCCCCAAGGCAGCCTGTATGAAATCATTGGAACAGCATTTGGCTGTCTATTGGCACGTGGAGGCTGGGTGAATCCCTGTTCCTAGTAGAGTTGTGAGGTCcaggagcatgtgtgtgtgtgtggatccaTGTAACGGTATCTCTATCATTCTTTAGATCTTCCTGCACCTTATTTGTTTGTTCCTTATGCTAAGGAGAATGAAGGAGACCAGGATATAGTGGCCTCGCTCTGTAGGTTTGGCTTTATGGTGAGTTGTGAAATGGTGCTTGCTTCAGTGGTCTGCATTGGTGCTGAGTTCTGGAGGGATGGGGAGATTTGTGGGCAGGCTGAGTCTGGCATCTCTTGCTGTGTGGAGGAGGTTGGGAAAGAGGGTTCCTCCCCCCCCATAATGCTGCATTGACAGTGATGGCTTTGTCCTTTGCTGCTCAGCTTGTGTCTGAGTGGTGAGATTGTGGCCAGAGCAGGCAGGTGCTGAGTGGAGAACCCATGTCATTTCAGATGCCAGTGACGTTTGAGGAGGTGGCCGTGTACTTCTCTGAAGACGAATGGGCTCTTTTGGATGAAAAGCAGAAGGaactctacagagatgtcatgcaggagaattaCGAGACTCTCCTCTCGTTGGGTGAGCAGTTGCTCTAGTCCCcatagtgcagacatggcctaaaTCTCCTATAAAGAACACAGCCCATTTCCCACCAGACAATCTGCTTGCAGAAAGGGGATACTGAAGCCTATATGGATTGTGTCTTTCCCCTTCATTCCAAGATTTTCTTTGCTGTTCTTTGTAGTTAAGTGATCGAGAAATACTTGACATGTTGTGATGCATGTACCTCTTTCCAATGAGCAGGATTTCCAATCGCTAAACCAGATGTGCTGTCCCAGATGGAGCGAGAGGAAGAGCCATGGTTCTCAGATCTCCAGCGCTCTGAGGAAAGGAAGAATGCAGGAGGCTGTAGCACTGGTGAGGAATGAGTgacaccaatcaggaaaccaTCTGGGCCTGAGGGAAAAACTGGGATATCAGCAAACCCACTAAGGGCTGCTCCTGTTCTGTCTTATCTCATCTCACTCTCTATTGTGTCCTGTCCTCAGGGCAGGAGTCACTCCTGGCACCCACTTGTCCTGCCTGACCCTTAAACCTTTTCCTTCCCCAGCCTTTTTCTTAAGTTTCAGATGGGACTTTGAGTCAGAACTGGCCTCTCCTCATTCCTCTAGGGGAATATTAGGGAAATTTGCTTCCTGTCCATCAGGTTTTCTGATCAGAGACAAATCCctttgctgccccatctgcacCCAGCACGGGCAATGAATCACACCTGGATTCTCTCTTTCTCCCACCAGGTGCTGGGACGGTGTGTGAGAAGGAGGGAAAAGCCCAGAAAGTATCTACAGGAGCAGAACCACAAAGAGTGTTCTCAGGGAGACACTGTTGCCTTGAGTGGGGAGATGCCAGTGAGAATCGGTGCAGGACAGAGAGGCTCTGGGAAGACTCTCCAGGCAGGAGTAAATCCCCTCATAGCAAAAGAAGTTTAGAGAAATCCAAAGACACCAGCACTCCCCAGACAGCCTGCACGAGGGAGAGCCCAAACACAGGTACTGAACCTGGCGAAAGTTTCAATAAATGCTTGCTCCTCGTTCAGCATTGTCAGCAAACTTGTGCAGGAAAGGGTGCCTACAAGTGTAATGAATGTGGCCAAAGCTTTTCTCAACAACAGTGCCTTCAGATACATCTGAGAAGTCACACAGGGGACAGACCCTATAAATGTaatgaatgtgggaaaagcttcagacaCAAGACAAGCCTTGTTCTTCATCGTTATGCAGTCCAGAAATTGGAGAGACCCCATAAGAGTCCAGACTGTGGTCAGGAATTTATCCTGAGAAAGAGACTTattgagcatcagagaatccacaacaAAGAGATGCACAGAGGGATTGTGAGTGAGAACAAGGATGAGCATCCTCAACAGAAAAAGCCAGTGGGAGCGAAGCCTCATGAGGCATCTCAGAGATGTGAATGGGCAGATGCTGGTAAGAGTCGGGGAAGGAGAGGACCGCAGCCAGCTTACCTGGCAGGGGGGAAAGACAGTGAATCTGCTGTATGCGAAGGAAGTTCTAAGAAATTGAACCGCACCATTGCCTACCAGGAAACCAAGGTGGGAGCACAACTGAACACACAAAGTAAAAGTAAGAGAAGCTTTAGCAGCAGCTCAGCCCTTGATCTGCATCAGAAAACCCACTGGGATGAGAAACGTTACagctgtgctgagtgtgggaaaagctacCGCCAGAACTCACACCTCCGAAGGCATCAAAAAAGCCACACGGGAGAGAAACCTTATGTATGTGCTGACTGTGGGAGTAGCTTTGGACGGAAGTCGACACTCAGTAAACACCTACGGATGCACAAAGAGGAGAAACCCTATAGCTGCACTgactgtgggaagagcttcagaGAGAGCTCGTACCTTGCTCTGcataagagaatccacacaggagagaaaccctaccAGTGTCCTGACTGTGACAAAAGCTTTAGACTGAAAGGAGACCTTTCCACTCACTGTAGAACCCACACGGGGGAAAAACCTCATAAATGCACTGAATGTGGGCAAGGCTTCAGGCAGAGATCAACTCTGACCAAGCACCTGAGGACCCatactggggagaggccctataaatgTCCTCACTGTGAAAAAAGCTTTCGTCAGAAGTTCTCTCTTTCCCAGCATCGGTTAATGCATCACGAAGCGAGACGTCACAGATGCactgaatgtgggaaaagcttccatGAGAAGTTCACCCCTACCCAACAACAGTCAGCGCACCAGGGAGAGAGACCTCACAAATGTTCTGAATGTGGGGAAAGCGTCAATCAAACTCAAAAGCTTGTTATACCTTGGTAAACCTCCATGTGGAAAAGAAACCCAATTCAGCAAGTGTAACTTCAGATTACGTTAGCTCTAGCAGTGCAACGGGGACTCCACGTGTGATATAAAACAGTGGTGTGGTGCTTTCTTAGGTTGGCGAGGGATACTTAAGTAcaaggtgggagaagtatgggCGGGAAGTATTGGCTTATTTATGATGGCAGATACAAGATTCAGGAGGGGAAAGGAGC
Coding sequences within:
- the LOC127052767 gene encoding zinc finger protein 85-like isoform X4; protein product: MMEPLSSSRSQRFHHPGPQLSCDLREKLQYSRQLDLPAPYLFVPYAKENEGDQDIVASLCRFGFMMPVTFEEVAVYFSEDEWALLDEKQKELYRDVMQENYETLLSLAGFPIAKPDVLSQMEREEEPWFSDLQRSEERKNAGGCSTGAGTVCEKEGKAQKVSTGAEPQRVFSGRHCCLEWGDASENRCRTERLWEDSPGRSKSPHSKRSLEKSKDTSTPQTACTRESPNTGTEPGESFNKCLLLVQHCQQTCAGKGAYKCNECGQSFSQQQCLQIHLRSHTGDRPYKCNECGKSFRHKTSLVLHRYAVQKLERPHKSPDCGQEFILRKRLIEHQRIHNKEMHRGIVSENKDEHPQQKKPVGAKPHEASQRCEWADAGKSRGRRGPQPAYLAGGKDSESAVCEGSSKKLNRTIAYQETKVGAQLNTQSKSKRSFSSSSALDLHQKTHWDEKRYSCAECGKSYRQNSHLRRHQKSHTGEKPYVCADCGSSFGRKSTLSKHLRMHKEEKPYSCTDCGKSFRESSYLALHKRIHTGEKPYQCPDCDKSFRLKGDLSTHCRTHTGEKPHKCTECGQGFRQRSTLTKHLRTHTGERPYKCPHCEKSFRQKFSLSQHRLMHHEARRHRCTECGKSFHEKFTPTQQQSAHQGERPHKCSECGESVNQTQKLVIPW
- the LOC127052767 gene encoding zinc finger protein 85-like isoform X2; amino-acid sequence: MMEPLSSSRSQRFHHPGPQLSCDLREKLQYSRQLDLPAPYLFVPYAKENEGDQDIVASLCRFGFMMPVTFEEVAVYFSEDEWALLDEKQKELYRDVMQENYETLLSLAGFPIAKPDVLSQMEREEEPWFSDLQRSEERKNAGGCSTGAGTVCEKEGKAQKVSTGAEPQRVFSGRHCCLEWGDASENRCRTERLWEDSPGRSKSPHSKRSLEKSKDTSTPQTACTRESPNTGTEPGESFNKCLLLVQHCQQTCAGKGAYKCNECGQSFSQQQCLQIHLRSHTGDRPYKCNECGKSFRHKTSLVLHRYAVQKLERPHKSPDCGQEFILRKRLIEHQRIHNKEMHRGIVSENKDEHPQQKKPVGAKPHEASQRCEWADAGKSRGRRGPQPAYLAGGKDSESAVCEGSSKKLNRTIAYQETKVGAQLNTQSKSKRSFSSSSALDLHQKTHWDEKRYSCAECGKSYRQNSHLRRHQKSHTGEKPYVCADCGSSFGRKSTLSKHLRMHKEEKPYSCTDCGKSFRESSYLALHKRIHTGEKPYQCPDCDKSFRLKGDLSTHCRTHTGEKPHKCTECGQGFRQRSTLTKHLRTHTGERPYKCPHCEKSFRQKFSLSQHRLMHHEARRHRCTECGKSFHEKFTPTQQQSAHQGERPHKCSECGESVNQTQKLVIPW
- the LOC127052767 gene encoding zinc finger protein 436-like isoform X7, encoding MPVTFEEVAVYFSEDEWALLDEKQKELYRDVMQENYETLLSLAGFPIAKPDVLSQMEREEEPWFSDLQRSEERKNAGGCSTGAGTVCEKEGKAQKVSTGAEPQRVFSGRHCCLEWGDASENRCRTERLWEDSPGRSKSPHSKRSLEKSKDTSTPQTACTRESPNTGTEPGESFNKCLLLVQHCQQTCAGKGAYKCNECGQSFSQQQCLQIHLRSHTGDRPYKCNECGKSFRHKTSLVLHRYAVQKLERPHKSPDCGQEFILRKRLIEHQRIHNKEMHRGIVSENKDEHPQQKKPVGAKPHEASQRCEWADAGKSRGRRGPQPAYLAGGKDSESAVCEGSSKKLNRTIAYQETKVGAQLNTQSKSKRSFSSSSALDLHQKTHWDEKRYSCAECGKSYRQNSHLRRHQKSHTGEKPYVCADCGSSFGRKSTLSKHLRMHKEEKPYSCTDCGKSFRESSYLALHKRIHTGEKPYQCPDCDKSFRLKGDLSTHCRTHTGEKPHKCTECGQGFRQRSTLTKHLRTHTGERPYKCPHCEKSFRQKFSLSQHRLMHHEARRHRCTECGKSFHEKFTPTQQQSAHQGERPHKCSECGESVNQTQKLVIPW
- the LOC127052767 gene encoding zinc finger protein 436-like isoform X6, with the translated sequence MPVTFEEVAVYFSEDEWALLDEKQKELYRDVMQENYETLLSLGFLIAKPDGLSQMEREEEPWFPDLQRSEERKNARATSTGAGTVSEKEGKAQKVVSTEAEPQRMFSGRHYCLERGDASEHQGRTERLWEDPPSRSKSPHSKRSLEKSEETSTHQTACTGESPNTGTEPGESFNKCLLLVQHCQQTCAGKGAYKCNECGQSFSQQQCLQIHLRSHTGDRPYKCNECGKSFRHKTSLVLHRYAVQKLERPHKSPDCGQEFILRKRLIEHQRIHNKEMHRGIVSENKDEHPQQKKPVGAKPHEASQRCEWADAGKSRGRRGPQPAYLAGGKDSESAVCEGSSKKLNRTIAYQETKVGAQLNTQSKSKRSFSSSSALDLHQKTHWDEKRYSCAECGKSYRQNSHLRRHQKSHTGEKPYVCADCGSSFGRKSTLSKHLRMHKEEKPYSCTDCGKSFRESSYLALHKRIHTGEKPYQCPDCDKSFRLKGDLSTHCRTHTGEKPHKCTECGQGFRQRSTLTKHLRTHTGERPYKCPHCEKSFRQKFSLSQHRLMHHEARRHRCTECGKSFHEKFTPTQQQSAHQGERPHKCSECGESVNQTQKLVIPW
- the LOC127052767 gene encoding zinc finger protein 436-like isoform X3, producing the protein MMKPLSSSGSQRFHHPGPQLSCDLREKLQYSRQLDLPAPYLFVPYAKENEGDQDIVASLCRFGFMMPVTFEEVAVYFSEDEWALLDEKQKELYRDVMQENYETLLSLGFLIAKPDGLSQMEREEEPWFPDLQRSEERKNARATSTGAGTVSEKEGKAQKVVSTEAEPQRMFSGRHYCLERGDASEHQGRTERLWEDPPSRSKSPHSKRSLEKSEETSTHQTACTGESPNTGTEPGESFNKCLLLVQHCQQTCAGKGAYKCNECGQSFSQQQCLQIHLRSHTGDRPYKCNECGKSFRHKTSLVLHRYAVQKLERPHKSPDCGQEFILRKRLIEHQRIHNKEMHRGIVSENKDEHPQQKKPVGAKPHEASQRCEWADAGKSRGRRGPQPAYLAGGKDSESAVCEGSSKKLNRTIAYQETKVGAQLNTQSKSKRSFSSSSALDLHQKTHWDEKRYSCAECGKSYRQNSHLRRHQKSHTGEKPYVCADCGSSFGRKSTLSKHLRMHKEEKPYSCTDCGKSFRESSYLALHKRIHTGEKPYQCPDCDKSFRLKGDLSTHCRTHTGEKPHKCTECGQGFRQRSTLTKHLRTHTGERPYKCPHCEKSFRQKFSLSQHRLMHHEARRHRCTECGKSFHEKFTPTQQQSAHQGERPHKCSECGESVNQTQKLVIPW
- the LOC127052767 gene encoding zinc finger protein 436-like isoform X1 — translated: MMEPLSSSRSQRFHHPGPQLSCDLREKLQYSRQLDLPAPYLFVPYAKENEGDHDIVALLCRFGFMMPVTFEEVAVYFSEDEWALLDEKQKELYRDVMQENYETLLSLGFLIAKPDGLSQMEREEEPWFPDLQRSEERKNARATSTGAGTVSEKEGKAQKVVSTEAEPQRMFSGRHYCLERGDASEHQGRTERLWEDPPSRSKSPHSKRSLEKSEETSTHQTACTGESPNTGTEPGESFNKCLLLVQHCQQTCAGKGAYKCNECGQSFSQQQCLQIHLRSHTGDRPYKCNECGKSFRHKTSLVLHRYAVQKLERPHKSPDCGQEFILRKRLIEHQRIHNKEMHRGIVSENKDEHPQQKKPVGAKPHEASQRCEWADAGKSRGRRGPQPAYLAGGKDSESAVCEGSSKKLNRTIAYQETKVGAQLNTQSKSKRSFSSSSALDLHQKTHWDEKRYSCAECGKSYRQNSHLRRHQKSHTGEKPYVCADCGSSFGRKSTLSKHLRMHKEEKPYSCTDCGKSFRESSYLALHKRIHTGEKPYQCPDCDKSFRLKGDLSTHCRTHTGEKPHKCTECGQGFRQRSTLTKHLRTHTGERPYKCPHCEKSFRQKFSLSQHRLMHHEARRHRCTECGKSFHEKFTPTQQQSAHQGERPHKCSECGESVNQTQKLVIPW
- the LOC127052767 gene encoding zinc finger protein 436-like isoform X5, with translation MMKPLSSSGSQRFHHPGPQLSCDLREKLQYSRQLDLPAPYLFVPYAKENEGDHDIVALLCRFGFMMPVTFEEVAVYFSEDEWALLDEKQKELYRDVMQENYETLLSLGFLIAKPDGLSQMEREEEPWFPDLQRSEERKNARATSTGAGTVSEKEGKAQKVVSTEAEPQRMFSGRHYCLERGDASEHQGRTERLWEDPPSRSKSPHSKRSLEKSEETSTHQTACTGESPNTGTEPGESFNKCLLLVQHCQQTCAGKGAYKCNECGQSFSQQQCLQIHLRSHTGDRPYKCNECGKSFRHKTSLVLHRYAVQKLERPHKSPDCGQEFILRKRLIEHQRIHNKEMHRGIVSENKDEHPQQKKPVGAKPHEASQRCEWADAGKSRGRRGPQPAYLAGGKDSESAVCEGSSKKLNRTIAYQETKVGAQLNTQSKSKRSFSSSSALDLHQKTHWDEKRYSCAECGKSYRQNSHLRRHQKSHTGEKPYVCADCGSSFGRKSTLSKHLRMHKEEKPYSCTDCGKSFRESSYLALHKRIHTGEKPYQCPDCDKSFRLKGDLSTHCRTHTGEKPHKCTECGQGFRQRSTLTKHLRTHTGERPYKCPHCEKSFRQKFSLSQHRLMHHEARRHRCTECGKSFHEKFTPTQQQSAHQGERPHKCSECGESVNQTQKLVIPW